TGCGCCAGTTCGCGGGGAGGTCCGGGAAGGCCTCCTTGTCGGTGGCGTTGATGAAGCCCCCGTCGCCGTCGGCCAGGGCCACCTCGGCCTGCTCGGGCAGGGAGCGGTCGGCGGTCCGCGGCGCCAGGCTCTCCAGCGAGATCACCGCCACGAAGGCGCCGTCGAAGCCCACGCGGGGGTCCCTCGCCGGCACCGCCGCCAGCAGGGCCGGAACGCGGGCGTATTCGGCGCCCGGATCGCGGGTGATGACCAGGTTGTCGCCGGCCGCCGTTCGCTTGAACCACTCCCGTCCGGCGCGGCCCGGATCGGCGGGCACGTCGCTGGCGGCGCAGGCCACCCGACCGCGCCGATCGAAGCGGATCAGGTTGAAATAGCCCGGGATGCGCTTCGTCACGAGGTCCAGGCGGGTGGCGCAGTTCAGGCCCACCGACCCCGGCGCCAGGGTCTGGAGCAGGATGTCGGCGGCTTCCATCCGCGCCCGGGCCGTTGCGGCGCTGCGCTCGGCCGAGGCGGCCAACTCCTCGCGGAGCTGGTCGCGATCATTGCGGAATGCGATCGCCGATTGGATCACGCCCAGCATCAGGACCGGCAAAAGCGCGGCCGCCAGCGCGGCCGTCAGCCGGACCCTGATCGTTGACAGCGAACCCCAGGGCGAATGCATCGTCCTCTTTCTAGCGAACGGTGCTGAGACGCTCCGCGTCCGCCAGGATGGATCGCATGGCGTCGCCGGCCGACCCGCCGTCGCGCTCATATGAGCCGTCGTCGAGGATGACGTGCAAGGCCTTACGCGCGCGGCTGACGCGGCTCTTCACCGTGCCCACGGCGCAGCCGCAGATCTCGGCGGCCTCCTCGTAGGCGAAGCCGCCGGCGCCGACCAGGATCAGCGCCTCGCGTTGTTCTGCGGGGAGCTGGGCCAGGCTGAGCCGCAGTTCGTCCAAGGCCACCGGGGCCTCGGGGTCGTCCACGGCCACAAGGGTCCGCTCGGCGGCTTCCTGGTCGAGCTGGGTCTGGCGCCAGGATCGGCGCTTCTCGGAATAGAACTGATTGCGCAGGATCATGAAGGTCCAGGCCTTCATGTTGGTGCCCATCTGGAAGCTCGCGCGGGCATCCCACGCCTTCATCATGGCGTCCTGCGCCAGGTCGTCGGCGCCGGCCGGCTCGCCCGCCAGGGTGCGGGCGAAGGCCCGCAGATGGGGAATGAGCTGGACGAGTTCGCGCTTGAACGCCTCGTCGGCCGCAGGCGTGCGGGGGGGACGGTCGGCCTTAACTTCCGCCATCAGCCCTTCTCCGCAGCCGTTTTGTCAGCCCTGCGGAGAATCTCGAGGAACTCGTCGGGGACAGGTTCGCTGACCACTTCGTCGAACATCTGACGCAAACGCACGCCGATCGCCTGCTGACGCAGGCGGGCTTCGTCCAGAGCGGCTGACGCCTTGCGTCGTTCCTCTGTGGGTCGCTGTTCTATCATGTCGTCGGCGCCCGGCTTTCGCGGAGCCCGCCCCCTCGATACCTCTTCGTCGCCGCTCAACGTCCCATTCCAATCCGGGTTCCATGCGTGCGCCCTAAGATGCAGAAAACCATATTCCGAGGGAACCGGTTCCCAAAGGCCACGTTTAGGCGCCTATGATGGGTCTCGGGGTCACGCCCCCGCGCGCTCTCATGATTTTTTACGGGAGGGGTATAGCCTTGAGTCTTCTTGCCCGACTGGCGCCGCATCTGCCCTATGTGCGCCGCTACGCGCGCGCGCTTACTGGCGATCAGACCACCGGCGATCATTATGTCCGCGTGGCGCTGGAAGCGCTGGCTGCAGGCGAACGGGTCCTGGAGTCGAATCTGACTCCCCGCGTCGCCCTGTACCACGTCTTCCACGCCATCTGGCTGTCCACCGGCGCCCAGCTCGAGCCCCCTGCGGACGTCACGGAAGGGACCGACGACGCCAGTCGCCGTCTGATGCGGATCGCGCCGCGTTCGCGCCAGGCCTTCCTGCTCACCGCTCTTGAGGGCTTCACCCCGTCCGAGGCCGCCCAGATCCTGGGCGCCGACTTCGCGGAGGTCGAACGGCTGATCGGCGAGGCTCAAGCCGAGATCGACGCCGAACTGGCCACCGAGGTGCTGATCATCGAGGACGAGCCGGTCATCGCGGCCGACATCGAAGCCCTGGTCACCGAACTGGGCCACACGGTGGTCGATATCGCCGCCACTCGCACCGAGGCGGTGGACGCCATCAACCGCCGCACCCCGGGGCTTGTGCTCGCCGACATCCAGCTCGCCGACGGCTCTTCGGGCATCGATGCGGTGAAGGACATCCTGGCCCGCTTCGACATCCCGGTGATCTTCATCACCGCCTTCCCCGAACGACTGCTGACCGGGGAACGGCCCGAGCCGACCTTCCTGATCACCAAGCCGTTCCAACCCGAAACCGTGAAGGCGGCTATCGGCCAGGCCCTGTTCTTTCATCCGAGGAACACCCGCAAGGCGGCCTAGGAACGACGCTCTGCATAAGGCGTTGAACTGATCTCGCCGCGCCCCGCCGGGCGCGGCGTTTTCATTTCGGGAGTTCGCCATGTTGGGTTGGTCGCTGGTCTTCGCCGTTCTCGCCATCGTGGCGGGCTTGCTCGGCTTCGTGGGGCTGGCCGGGCTCGCCGCCACCATCGCCAAGGTCCTGTTCGTGGTCTTCCTGGTCCTGCTGATCGCCAGCTTCGTCCTGCGGGCCGTGCGCGGCCAGTCGGTGCTCTGAGCGATCCGTCGCCCAACGAAAACGGCCGCCCGCGGGCGGCCGTTTCCATTTCCCGAACGCGGAGGTCAGCGACCGGGCGTGGGGGCCGTCTGCAGGGCCGCCGGCGCGGGCTCGCCCATGTCGAAAGCCTTGGCGTCGGCCTGTTGGCGGGCGTTGTTGGGCGCCGTCGAGGCCAGGTCGTCGGCCCGCCAGCTCCAAGCCCCGAAAAGGGCGAGCGCCGCCAGCGCCGTGGAAACCACGAGCACCCAGAACATATGAACGCCCAGCCGTCCCTGCCGCGCGCGCGTCGCGCCCAGGCCGGTGCGGGTGAATCGGGAAGTGGTGGCCATGCAGTGGTCTCCTGAATGCGTCGCCAGAGGCGGGAACTAGGGCAGATAGCTGAACGGGCCGGGAGGAACCGGGTGCTCGGTGTCGTCGCGGACGGCCGACATCTGGCCGAGCACGCCGCCGGCCACCGCGATGCTCAGAACCGCCCCGATCGCCATCCATCGCCGCCGCGCTATGCGCTGTCGACGGGAGGGTGTGGAGAAGAGAACCAGTCCGCCGTGCGGAGCCTCGTATCCGCGCATCATGTCCCTCGCGCCCCTGTTCACGGGCGAAACGCCCGCACCTCGCTAACGTGCGGGACCAGTCCGGTGTTCCCGGCTTGACCGTGCGCGGCGGCCCGCGTCATCGGGCGGGTTCGCTTTTTGCGCCGGAAGGGCCATCTTAGGGCCATGAGCAAGTTCAGATCCCTGATCGCGGCCCTCCTCCTGATGTCGCTGCCGCTGACCGCCCAGGCCGCCGCGCCGGTCGACGCCGCCGGCCTCGAGGGCAAGGCTGTGATCGGCCAGGGCGGCGTCGTGCTGGGTCATGTGGAGCGGGTGATCCTGGGCGCCGATGGGGCGCCGGCCCAGGTGCTGGTGCGGCCTAAAGGCGTCCGGGCCAGCGGTCCTCGCAGCCTCTCCGTCAAGGCCTTGAAGGTCGCGGGCGCTAGCCTGAGCGCGCCCCTGACCAAGGCCGAATTCGACGCCATGCCGGCCATCGAACCAACCTTCGAATAGGCGGCAAAAAAACTCGCCTATGCCGGGAACATAACATTTGGGTGTGGGTTTATTCGATGCGGAGGCGGCGACGCCCCCCCCCGACTTGAGGCCGGCGACTATGCCGGTCTGCCGTCTCCGCACCCCCTTTTTCTCGATGATGCAGACTTCAAGGCGGACCCCAGGTCCGCCTTCTTCTTTGCCTGCCTCGGCCTAGCGGGGCCTGCTGAGCTCCACCGTCACATCGGCCCGTCGGCGTAGGGGCTGCAGGTCCCCGGTGCGGGTGGTGGCCCCGCTCTGGCCGGCGGCTGTCAGGTCGACTTCCGCGGTTGGGAGGCCTGTGGCGGCCAGGGCCTCGCTCACCGAGGCGGCGCGTCTCTTCGAGAGTTCGAGGTTCGCCGCAGGGGCGCCGGCGGCGTCAGCCAGCCCCAGAACCGTCACGCGGTCCACCCTGCAGGTCTTGGCCTGGGTCGAAGCCTGGGCCAGCACCGCGCGGCCCTCCGAGGTGATCTGTGCGCTGTCGGGTTCGAAATAGACCTGGACGGTGACGTCCTCGCAGCGCGAGGTCGCGGTGACGATGCGGTCCCGTCCCGCGCGCGTGGCGCAGCCGGCGGTTGCAAGTCCCGCAACCAGGGTGATCGTCAAGATCGCCTGAGCCTTCATCGTACGCCCCTGTCGCGCCGTAACGTGGAAAGGGCGGCCAGCATAGCCGACCGCCCTTCTGATACCAGTGCTGTAGCCGCCGCCTCAGCGGGGACTGCCGTTTTCCCAGTAATACCGGCCGGAGGCGGAGTCGTAATAATAGTACCGCCCCGCACGCTCGTCATAATACTGGCGCTTGTTGGTGGAGTTGGCGCCGCAGCCGCCGTCTTCCCGACAACCCTTGACCGCGCCGGCCGTGCCGCCGATGGCCGCGCCGATGGCGGCGCCGGTGCCGGCGTCGCCGGAACCCACGTTATTGCCGATCACCGCGCCGGCCAGTGCGCCCAGAGCCGCGCCGCCCGCGGCGTTGCGCTCGACATTGCCGGTGGTGGTGCAGGCCGCGGCCAACAGGCCGGCGCCGGCGATGGCGATCAGCGGCATGAATGATCGGTGCTTCAGCATCTCTTGGCTCTCCTTGAGCTTATCCCTCGTGCCGCAACGCATCGGCGGTCGCCGGGGTTCCGGGTTCGACCTGCCGGAACCTGCCGCAGACGGCGCCGTTTCGGAAACGCCGCCGTCTGCGTCATAAGGGCGCCGGATCGGCGAGTGGGGCTAAGGACGACACAGTGGCGGGTAAGCCGAAGATTTCCAGAGTCGAAGTGGTGGTGAACGTCGCCTCCGGCAGCGTCGGGCCGGGCGCGCCCGATGAGATACAGGCCTTGCTGGCGGAATGGGGCGTTCGGGCCACAGTCAGCGCGCCGGCTCCGGGCGAGCTGGGCCGTTGCCTGCGGGATGCCATCGACGCTGCGCCCGACGCCGTGCTGGTGCTAGCCGGCGACGGCACGGCGCGGGCGGCGGCGGAGCTCGCCGGTCCCGACGGTCCGCTGATCGCCCCGCTGCCGGGCGGGACCATGAACATGCTGCCTCACGCGGTCTATGGCGTCGTTCCCTGGCAGGAGGCCCTGAAGACCATTCTTGAGGACGGCCGGGAACAGGCGATCGGTGGCGGTGAGATCGATGGCCGCACCTTCCTGGTGGCGGCGATCCTGGGCTCGCCCGCCCTCTGGGCGCCCGCCCGCGAGGCGGTGCGCGACGGGGAGTTGAAGCTGGCCCTGGCCCGCGCCCAGCGCGCCTGGCGTCGCGCCTTTTCCGGACGCCTGCGCTATGCCCTCGACGGTGGGCCCCGAGGCAAGGCCGAGGCGCTCACCTTTCTCTGCCCAATGGCGTCGAAGGCCATGTCGAACGACGAGCAGGCCCTGGAGGTCGCGGCCATCGATCCCAAGGGCCTGGCCGACGCCGCCCGCATGGGGATCAAGGCCATCGTCGACGACTGGCGCAACGATCCAGCGGTGGAGGTGCGGTCCTGCCGTTCGGCCGGGGTCTGGGCCGCCGGCCGCATTCCGGCCGTGCTGGACGGAGAGCCCGTGCGATTGAACGCCACCACCCGGGTGACCTGGCGGCCGAAGGTGGCGCGGATCCTCGCCCCGCCAAAGGAGCATGGGGTTTGATCCGCCTGGCGCACCTGTCGGACATCCATTTCGGAGGAGAGAACGTCGCCGCGGTGACCGGCGCGGCCGAGGTGCTGCGCGGCGGCGGATTCGACCTGACCATCATCTCGGGCGACCTGACCCAGTTCGGCGAGATCGGCGAGTTCGAGGCCGCCGCGGCCTGGATCAAGACCCTGCCGGGCCCCGTCCTGGTGACGCCGGGCAATCACGACGCGCCCTATATCGCCTGGTTCGAGCGGTTCTTCTCGCCCTTCGGACGGTTCCAGCGTCTGATCGGCCAGGTCGAGGGCCAGACCCACGTATCGCCGGGCCTCGCCGTGTTCGGCGTCAATACGGCCCGGGGCGTCCAGCCGCGCGCCAACTGGTCAAAGGGCCAGATTTCTCGCAGCCAGACCGAGCGCGCCCGCGATTGGCTTTGCGCGGCGCCGGCCAGCCAGCTCAAGGTGCTGGTGTGTCATCACCCATTGTCCGAGATGATCGGGGGCCCGATGACCGCCAAGGTCTGGGGCGGGGAGGCCGCGGCCAAGGCGTTTTCGGAAAGCCAGGTCGACCTGGTGCTTTCAGGCCATATCCACGCGCCCTTCGCCTGGCCCTATCCCTTCGGCGACGCGAAGACCTACGCCGCCGGGGCCGGGACCCTTTCCCTGCGCGAACGCGGTGTGCCCGCGGGTTTCAACATCGTGGAGGCCGACGAGCGCGAGATCCACATCAAGGCCCAGGACTGGAAGGGCTCGCACTACGAGACCTCGCGCACCTGGTCGCTGGACCGCCGGCAATAAAACGCCCGCCTTCCGGGGAAGGCGGGCGTTTTAGTTGTCGAGTCGTGGAGCGTGCTAGAGTGCGCCGCGCCCTCGCACCATGTGCATGATGAGGGAAACCACGAACAGCACCAAGAACACGAAGAAGACAATCTTCGCAATGCCCATCGCCGCGCCGGCGATGGAAGTGAAACCGAGAAGACCGGCGATCAGAGCGACCACCAGGAAAGTCAAAGCCCAACCGAGCATAGTCGTTCCTCCGAGTTAGCGTCCCAGATTCGAACGCTTTTCGGCCGCTCCCGTTCCCGAAGAACTGACGGGATCCGGATGGCGCCAGATCTCGCCGTCTCCGCGCGCCGCCGCATACTGGTCGCCGGCGAAGGCCCAGTTCGGCAGGGCGTCGAACCACGCCTCCAGGAAGGCCTGCCGGTCGTTCTTGTGGTCGAGATAATAGGCGTGCTCCCACAGGTCGCAGACGAACAGCGGGGTTAGGCCCTGGTGGGTGAGCAGGTCGTCGCCGTCATGGGTGTCGACCACCCTGAGCGTCTGGCCCTCGGCCGCCAGCCAGACCCAGCCCGAGCCGAAGTGAGCAGCGCCGAGTTCGACGAACTTCGCCTTGAGGTCGGCCAGGCCGCCGAAATCGCGGTCGATCGCCTCGGCCAGGCCATCCGTCGGCGTCTGGGCCTTGGCGCTCATGCAGGTCCAGAAAAAGGTGTGGTTCCAGAGCTGGGCGGCGTTGTTGAACAGCTTCCTGGCGTCCGCCTTTCCGGCGGCTTCGCGGATGACATCTTCAAGGCTGGTGGGGCGCGCGCCCTGCTCGCCCAAAAGCTGGTTGGTGGTGTCGACGTACTTCTGGTGATGCTTCTCGTGGTGCAGGTGCATGGTCGCCCGACCAATCACCGGCTCAAGCGCGGCGTGGTCATAGGGCAGTGGGGGAAGCTCGAACATGGGATCATCCTGGGGAGGCGCGGTAAGCCCGCTGTCCCTGGAAAACCCCCCTCCGGGCGTTTGGTTCGCTATTTCTTGGAGGCGCGGCCGGCCATGACCGCCGAGACGACCGCGGCGGTGATCTTAGGGTTCTTCAGCGCCACGGCGGCGGCCGCGGCCACCACGCCGGCGGCCACCCAGGGCTTGTCGCGGGCCAGCTCGAAGACGCGCGAGGTCAGGTCTTTCTCCTGGCCCCCGACGCGCAACTTTTTCGGCGGATTAGCGCGGATCAGCAGGATCGCGGCCAGGATGGCCATCACCACCGTCGCGGCGCCCGCGACGATCACCGACGCCCAGGCGGGCCCGACCGAGGGAAGCACCGCGGCGTGCAGCGCCATGGCCAGGGCGACCACGCAAACGACCGCCGCCGCGGCGAGCGCGGCGACGGCGACGGCGAAATAGACCGCCTTCTTCAGGATCAACGCTTGCGGCCGCTGGCCAGCAGGAGGCCGATCAGCAGGCCGGCGCCCAGGGCGGCGCCCGCGGCGATCAGGGGACGTTCCTTCACGCGCTCGACGACGTAGCGCTGGGCTTCGTCGATGTGCTGGCCGGCGTTGTCGGCATAGGTGCGCGACTGGGCGCGGACCTGTTCCAGGCCCTCGGCGACCACCTTCTCGAAACGCTTGGCCGCGTCGTTGAAGCTGCGTTGGGCCTCGGCCGTCAGCTTGGCGGCGGACTCGGTGACCGAGTGAGCCGCGTTGCGGGCCTCGTCGGTGGCATGGTCGATGGCGTTCGTGCCCATGTGGGTGGTCTCCAGGATGTTCGGCAGGCCTCAAGCAAGGGCGCCCAGGCGTTACAGCCCAAACGCCGCACATATTAGGCGGTTCCGGCATGCGGCGGAAGCCGGTTGCTGACGACGCCGCAAAAGGCTGGGTGCAACTCTCGGTTCCTGTCGCTTCGCAGCGAAGCTGGCTTTATGGTGCGGCTATGGCGAAGACCGCCTCTGAACCCAACCTCGACAGGGAACGCCTCGAGCTGGCGCTGCAATCGGCGCGCCTGGGCGAGTACGAGTGGGACATGGTCCGCGACATCTTCCGCATCAGCGCGCGGATGTCGGCGATAACAGGCCTGCCGCAAGGCGACCTGGACGCCGAGAAGGGCGAGGCGCTCTATCGCGGCGTCCATCCCGAGGATCGCGAAACCACCCGCAAGACCATGGAAGCCTCGATGCGCGCCACGGGGCGGTTCGAGACGGAATACCGGCGGATTCGCGAGGACGACGGGCGCACGGTCTGGATGCGCTCGTCCGGCCTGCTGGTACGTGATGATGACGGCCGCCCCGTCCGCGTCTGCGGTGTCGTGCAGGACGTCAGCGACAACCACCTGGAGGATGATCGCCGCCGCACCCTGATGGGGGAGCTGGATCACCGGGTGAAGAACGTCCTGGCCACGGTCCAGGCCCTGGCCTTCCAGACCGCCAAGCGCACCACCTCACTGGACAGCTTCCTGGCCACCTTCGCTGGGCGGCTGAAGGCCATGGGTTCGGCCAACGAACTGCTGACCGCCGCCCGCTGGCGAGGCGCGGCGATCGCCCACCTCGCCGCCGCGGAGCTGGGCGGCTTGGCGCCCGGCCAGACCCGCTGGGAGGGGCCGGAGCTGTTCCTCACGCCTCGTGCCGCCAACGCCCTTTCGCTGGCCCTGCACGAACTGGCCACCAATGCGGTCAAGTTCGGGGCGCTCTCCGTAGAGTCCGGCCGCGTGGAGGTGCGTTGGACGCGGCTCGCCGACGGCGGGTTCGAGTTGTTCTGGACGGAGACTGGAGGACCCCCGGTCAATCCACCGACCCGACGCGGTTTCGGCTCCACCCTGCTGGCCCAGGTGACAGGGCGCGAGTTGAACGGCGAGACCGAGGTCGAGTATCGTCGGGCCGGGGTGCGGGTGCGGTTGCGCGCCAGTCCCGCGGCCGTGGTCGCACGACCCGAGACCGTCCCAGAGGCGCCGGTGCGCCAGGCGATCGAAACGGTCTCGGCGCCCACCGGTCCGACCGATCTCACCGGCTCGCGGGTGCTGATCGTCGAGGACGCGGTGCTGTTGGCCCTGGAGCTGGAGACCGGGCTGTCGGAGGCGGGCGCAGAAGTCATCGGCCCCGCCTACGAACTCTCCGAGGCCATGGCCCTACTGAACCAGCGGATCGACGCGGCCGTGCTCGACGCCAATCTCAACGGCCTGTCGGTGACCCCCGTGGCCGAGGCCCTCGCAGCGCGCGGCATCCCCTTCGTGTTCGCCACAGGCTATGGTGATGCTGGCGGCGCCCCCTTGGGATTCGACGCCCCGATCATCCGCAAGCCCTATGACGTGACGCAGGTGGCGGCCGCCGTGGCGGCGGTGCTGCGAGGAGTCTAGACCTTCAGGAACTCCACCATGGCCGGGACCGCGGCGCGGTCCTGCAGCATGAACAGGTGGCCGCCCTCGAAGAAGCGCAGCGTCGCGTGCGGGATACGGGCGGCCATCTTCTCCTGGGTCTCCGGCAGGGCCACGCCATCGTAGCGACCCGCCGCGATCAGGGTCGGGGCCTCGATGTCTCCCAACCGGTCCCAGGTATCGTGGTCCTTGCGGGCCTCGAGCTGGCGGTGGGCGCCCTGCCTGCGGCCAGGTTCGTCGGCGAAGGGATCGGCCGATCCCAACGCCACCAGCTGAGCGTAGGTCTCGGGGTTGGCGGCCGCCCAGCCGGCGTCGCGGCGAGTGTCGGAGATCGGGATCAGATGCCTGGCCCGGGCTTCTCCGGTCAGATGCTCGATCTCGTGGAAGGGATAGGAGGCGCCGCCCGCCCCGCCCGGCGAGGTGCAGGCCAGGACCAGGCGTTCGATGCGGCCGGGATGCCGCAGGGCCAGCTCCTGGGCCACCATTCCGCCGAATGAGACGCCGACCACATGGGCCTGGTCCCAGCCGAGGTGGGCCATCAGCCCGGCGGCGTCATCGGCATAGTCGGCCATGCTGTAGGGCCGATCAGGCTTGTCGGACCGGCCGAGCCCGCGCTGGTCGTGGGAGACCAGGTCGAAAGCCTTGGCCAGCGGTCCGTCGAACTGGTTGGGCTTGTTGCGCAGGTCGCCCCCGGTGCCGGAGATGAACAGCAGGGGCGCACCCTCGCCGGCCCGTTCGAAATAGATATCAAGTCCGTTCACATGCACGGTCGGCATTCAATCGTCTCCCAGCGTCACGGCCTAGCCGTAGCGGAGCTTGGCCAGGGCGCCCGCCAGGTCCTTCAGCAGGTCGCCGGTCTTCAGGCCGGCCTTCCAGGTCTCGAAGGCCATGACGTTCTCGATGCGGGCGTCGACGAAGCTCATCGCCTCCTCCTTGCCGCCCGACAGCCGGATGGCGAGCGCCGAGGCCAGGATGCCCGCCAGGATCGCGCGCTTGGAATAGTGGTTCTCGTCGGTGGCCGTGTCGCCCGCCCAGCGCCACAGCTTGTCGGCGCTGTCCCACAGCAGCCGCGCGGCCAGCGGGAGGTGGAGCGGCAGGGACAAGTATCCCGCCCAGCGGCGCACGGCCGCCTCGTCCTGGGCCGCGGCGTCCAGCCGCGCCTCGACGGCGGCGCGGATCCTGGCGCGGATCTTCAGGCCGGCGGGGTCGGGCAGGGCGGCCAGGGCTGTGGAATCATGCCGTCTCGCCAGCAGGGCGGCGAGGTCCGCCGGTCCGTTCGGCAGCAGAAGTTCGGTCTCGGCCGCAGAAAGCCCGCAGGCCTGGCCCGCCGCGCGCACCGTCGGCCAGGTGAAGCCCCCGGTGGTGACTCGCGTGAGCGCTGCGTCCAGCACCTGTTGCTCAGTGGTTTCGGCCCAGCCGTCTTGGTTCGTCATGGCTTCTTTTAACCGGCCTTTTTGCGCCTGTCCGCCGTGGACATCGGCTGATCGTTCTGCTATCTGCCCGCGCTCAACTCGAAGGCCCGTAGCCATCGGGTTAAAAAGCTTTTGTCCGTTCGCCGCCGCCTGACCCCAGGATTGGCCGAGCGGGAACGGGTAATAGGAGAGAGACCTCTGGTTCAGATTTTCGTTCGCGACAATAACGTCGATCAGGCCCTCAAGGCGCTGAAGAAGAAGATGCAGCGCGAGGGCTCGTTCCGCGAGATGAAGCGGCACGTGCATTATGAGAAGCCGAGCGAGAAGCGCGCGCGCCAGAAGGCCGAGGCCGTTCGCCGCGCCCGCAAGCTGGCCCGCAAGCGCGCGCAGCGCGAAGGCCTGATCGCGGCGCCGAAGAAGCCCGTGCGGTAGGACTTCTTTCAAAGCCAAGCTTTAAAAGGCCGTGCGGGTTCCGTACGGCCTTTTTGCTGCCTGGAGCGCCGCCTTGGCGTGTAATGCGTTCACCGAACCGCGATGTTCGGTCGCGCGGCACGGGCCTTGCTGGAGTTTTGGGGTCCGCCCACCTATCTTGGGCAAGTGAGACACTTATCGAAGGCGCGACATGAATCTACGTAACCTCGCCATCTGGGGCGTCATCGTCGTCGTCCTGATCGGCCTGTACAGCATGATGACCGGCGGCAGCCAGGCGGCCGGCGCGGCGGGGCAGGTCTCCTATTCCCAGATGCTGGCCAAGGTGAACTCCGGCGAGGTGAAGTCCGCGACGATCCGCGGCACCGCGGTCGAGATCAAGGACGCCAGCGGAAAGTCCTTTACCGCCCTGACGCCGACCAACCAGGAAGAGCTGCTCAAGCGCCTGGAAGCCCAGGGCGCGGACATCAATGTGAAGTCCGCCGGCGGCGGCCTCATGGGCCTGCTGCTCAACAGCCTGCCGATCCTGCTGCTGATCGGGGTCTGGATCTTCTTCATGCGTCAGATGCAGGGCGGCGCCCGCGGCGCCATGGGCTTCGGAAAGTCCAAGGCCAAGATGATGACCGAGAACAAGAACCGGGTGACCTTCGACGACGTGGCCGGCGTCGACGAGGCCAAGGAAGAGCTGAGCGAGATCGTCGACTTCCTGAAGGACCCGCAGAAGTTCCAGCGCCTGGGCGGCAAGATTCCCAAGGGCGCCCTGATGGTCGGCCCCCCCGGCACCGGCAAGACCCTGCTGGGCCGCGCCGTCGCGGGCGAGGCCGGCGTGCCGTTCTTCTACATCTCCGGGTCCGACTTCGTGGAGATGTTCGTCGGCGTCGGCGCCAGCCGCGTGCGC
This genomic stretch from Phenylobacterium sp. LH3H17 harbors:
- a CDS encoding COQ9 family protein; amino-acid sequence: MTNQDGWAETTEQQVLDAALTRVTTGGFTWPTVRAAGQACGLSAAETELLLPNGPADLAALLARRHDSTALAALPDPAGLKIRARIRAAVEARLDAAAQDEAAVRRWAGYLSLPLHLPLAARLLWDSADKLWRWAGDTATDENHYSKRAILAGILASALAIRLSGGKEEAMSFVDARIENVMAFETWKAGLKTGDLLKDLAGALAKLRYG
- the rpsU gene encoding 30S ribosomal protein S21, which encodes MVQIFVRDNNVDQALKALKKKMQREGSFREMKRHVHYEKPSEKRARQKAEAVRRARKLARKRAQREGLIAAPKKPVR